The segment GGGTACCCAGAATCTCGGCGGTGCGGGGATCGGTGAGCACCTCCATGTACCCCCCCTTGCCCACAAAGCACAGGGTTTCCTTGGCCCCAAGGCCCTTGGCCAGAAGGGAGGCCAGCAGGTTCACCTCGTCGGAATCGGTGCTGGCAATGAAGAGATCCGCTCGGTCCACCCCGGCCTCCCGAAGGGCGTCGGGGTCCGTGGCCCCACCCAACACCACCTTCACGTCCAGATGGGCAAAGCGCTCCTTGGCCTGGGGGTTGCGGTCCAACACCACCACCTCGTGGGCCTTTTCCAGGGTGCGGGCCAGCTCCCCGCCCACCTCCCCGCCCCCGGCGATGACGATGTACATACCGCTCCTATCCTAAGCCTGGACCCCGTAAAGGTCGTAGGTATCCGCCCGGGTTATCCGGACCCGAATCCTCTCCCCCACCCGGGCCGTGCCGTCGGTCTCCACGTAGACCACCCCGTCTATCCCCGGGGAATCCCGATAGCTCCGGCCCACGGCCAAGCCGGGCTCCGGGAGCTCGTCCACCAGGACCTCGAGGGTCTTACCCACGAAGCCTTGGTTCTTTCGCAGGCTGATCCCCGCCTGCACCTCCATGAGCCTGGCCTTCCGTTCCTCCTTGACCTCCTCGGGGACGTGACCCGGAAGGGCGTTGGCCTCAGCCCCCTCCACGGGGGAATAGGTGAAGACCCCCACCCGGTCCAGCTCTGCCTCCTGCAAAAAGTCCAGGAGGATCTGGAAGTCCTCTTCGGTTTCCCCCGGGAAACCCACGATGAAGGTGGAACGGATGGCGAGCTCTGGGACCACCTCCCGCCAGACCTTGAGGGTCTTCAGGTGGCTTTGGTACCCCCCAGGACGGCGCATGAGACGGAGGATTCTTTCGGAAGCGTGTTGCAAGGGCACATCCAGATAGGGAAGCACCTTGCCCTCGGCCATGAGGGGAAGAAGCTCCCGCACGTGGGGGTAGGGGTAGACGTAGTGAAGCCGTATCCAGGCTCCAAGCTCCGCCATATGGGAAAGAAGTTCCTTAAGCTCCGCCCTCACCAGGCGGTCGCCCCAGAAGCTTTCCCGGTGGTGGAGGTCTACCCCGTAAGCGGAGAGGTCCTGGGCGATGAGGAGGAGTTCCCGGGTGCCCGTGGCCACCAGCCGGGCGGCCTCCGCCAGGACCTCCCCGGCCTCGCGGGAGCGCAAGCCTCCCCTCAGCTTGGGGATGATGCAGAAGCTACAGCGGTGGTCGCATCCCTCGGAAAGCTTCACGTAGGCGTAGTGCCGGGGGGTGAGCTTCACCTGGGGCGGGATGAGGTCCAAAAGGGGGTTGCGGGGTGCGGGCAGCACCTCCTGCACCGCCTCCAAGACCCGCTCTACCTCCCCCGGGCCGGTGACTTCCAGCACATTGGGGTACCTTTCCCGGATCACCTCGGGCCTGGCCCCCAGGCATCCCGTCACCACCACCTTGCCGTTTTCCCGCAAGGCCTCCCCGATGGCCTCGAGGCTCTCCTCTATGGCCGGGGTGATGAAGCCGCAGGTGTTCACCACCACCAGCTCCGCCTCCTCATAGGTGGGACTGGTCTCGTAACCCAGGGCTTTCAGCCGGGAAAGGATCTGTTCCGAATCCACCAGGGCCTTGGGGCAGCCCAGGCTCACAAAGCCGATCTTCGCCATAGACCTCCAGGAGCCCAACCAGCCCGAAGAGGCATCTTCGGGGCTCCAAGGGACCAGTATAGCCCCCTTCCCAGCCTCCTGCGCTGGGGCATCAGGGTGCCTCGAAGCGGCGGGTAAGGGGCTTCCCTGACTCCCCCAAGGGCCCCAGGTCCTTGCCGTCCAGAAAAACCCGCACCGCCCCGGGATTCCCCGAGCGCACCTCCACCGGTAGGTCAAAGGTGAGCTCCGCCCCCACCTCGGGGATGCCCTCGTATAGGCGCTTCCCCCCCTGGGTGACCCTGAGCCAGCTCCGGCCCTCGAGGCGAAGCACCAGCTTCCCCGGGGCAATCTGCGGCTGGGGATTGGAAGAGGAGGGCTCAGGGGAAGGCTTGGGAACCAGGCGGTACCTCAAGGAGAGGTCCCGGTCCAGGTTCACCTCCTCCTCCACCGGCTCG is part of the Thermus caldilimi genome and harbors:
- the rimO gene encoding 30S ribosomal protein S12 methylthiotransferase RimO is translated as MAKIGFVSLGCPKALVDSEQILSRLKALGYETSPTYEEAELVVVNTCGFITPAIEESLEAIGEALRENGKVVVTGCLGARPEVIRERYPNVLEVTGPGEVERVLEAVQEVLPAPRNPLLDLIPPQVKLTPRHYAYVKLSEGCDHRCSFCIIPKLRGGLRSREAGEVLAEAARLVATGTRELLLIAQDLSAYGVDLHHRESFWGDRLVRAELKELLSHMAELGAWIRLHYVYPYPHVRELLPLMAEGKVLPYLDVPLQHASERILRLMRRPGGYQSHLKTLKVWREVVPELAIRSTFIVGFPGETEEDFQILLDFLQEAELDRVGVFTYSPVEGAEANALPGHVPEEVKEERKARLMEVQAGISLRKNQGFVGKTLEVLVDELPEPGLAVGRSYRDSPGIDGVVYVETDGTARVGERIRVRITRADTYDLYGVQA